Genomic segment of candidate division WOR-3 bacterium:
TAGCGGTTGTCTACTTGGGTTATGGTTCTAACCAAGGTGCTACCCGCATCTATCGCAATCGGGGCGGCGGTTTGGAAAATTCCCCTTACTGGCAATCCGCCGACCGTTATAACTCTTTTGATTGCTGTTTTGGTGATATTGATTTAGATGGTGATTTGGATTTAGCGGTTGCCGCCGGTGATGCTTATAATAATATCCGCTCCCCGGTGCGGATCTATCGCAATAACCAAGGCATCTTTGAGACAAACCCCTATTGGACAAGTCTTGATTCCCAACCGAGCGATGCTTTGAGATTTCTTGATATCAATAACGATGGCTTTTTAGACCTGGTTGTTGGCTACCGAAGAAAAGTAGCAATTTATATCAATAATAACGGCACTCTTCCCCGGCAACCAACTTTTTCCTTTCGGGAAAAAGGTTGGGTACTAAGGATTGCGATTGGTGATTATGACCGAGACGGGTGGGTTGACTTTGCCCTTGCCAGTAATGGGCAGTTAAGTGGTGATTCCAGTAGAATTAAAGTCTTTAAGAACCGAAACGGAATGATTGATACCATCCCGGTTTTCCAGATGCTTAGAAATACCCGGTATGCCTCCTGTGTTGCCTTTGGTGATTGTAATGGTGATGGCTTTTTAGAACTGGCGGCTGGTGGTTGGTGGGAGCCAATCTGTGTCTTTGAAAACCGGAACGGCGTCTTGGATACTCTTCCCACCTGGTCCTATTCTATGGGCAATAACTTGGTCTGTGAGATGATTATGTGGGGTTGCTTCGGTAACGACCACCTCCAAAATGAGACATTCTCCGCAATTGGTGATGGTCAAAGGAAATTATTCCTCATCCCTAATACCCCCGTCCAATTTTTACGCTCCGTCAAGATAAATAGTTCTCCCCTGCCCGATTCCCTA
This window contains:
- a CDS encoding T9SS type A sorting domain-containing protein → MRISFIFLFFIGHWALGIIPLPPSPSWQSSDNDYATGGGFGDIDTNGFIDYVTSNGNDMASNRNAVYFNRNGILETNAGWRSQDQGYFGHLYLGDINQDRLLDLAVVYLGYGSNQGATRIYRNRGGGLENSPYWQSADRYNSFDCCFGDIDLDGDLDLAVAAGDAYNNIRSPVRIYRNNQGIFETNPYWTSLDSQPSDALRFLDINNDGFLDLVVGYRRKVAIYINNNGTLPRQPTFSFREKGWVLRIAIGDYDRDGWVDFALASNGQLSGDSSRIKVFKNRNGMIDTIPVFQMLRNTRYASCVAFGDCNGDGFLELAAGGWWEPICVFENRNGVLDTLPTWSYSMGNNLVCEMIMWGCFGNDHLQNETFSAIGDGQRKLFLIPNTPVQFLRSVKINSSPLPDSLFAFDFLSGYFSLRHPLTNSETLKIDYTYSPYGDLGVTNWDQPSGNLLFLNTSPPVGIAAKGDLRKTKSHSLLLEEIKGEVKIWDASGRVVKKFSVPDSKKISLIGLKPGIYFVNGKKVIKL